The Panthera leo isolate Ple1 chromosome C2, P.leo_Ple1_pat1.1, whole genome shotgun sequence genome window below encodes:
- the MYNN gene encoding myoneurin isoform X1 — MLRVPRCPTALPRFLASQTFNTRTRVKFHSDLKMQYSHHCEHLLERLNKQREAGFLCDCTVVIGEFQFKAHRNVLASFSEYFGAIYRSTSENNVFLDQSQVKADGFQKLLEFIYTGTLNLDSWNVKEIHQAADYLKVEEVVTKCKIKMEDFAFIANPSSTEISSITGNIELNQQTCLLTLRDYNSREKSEVSTDLVQANPKQGALAKKSSQTKKKKKAFNSQKTGQNKTVQYPSDILENASVELFLDANKLSSPVIEQVAQRNDNSELELTSVVENTFPAQDIVQTVTVKRKRGKSQPNCALKEHSMSNIASVKNSYELESSGEELDQRYSKAKPMCNTCGKVFSEASSLRRHMRIHKGVKPYVCHLCGKAFTQCNQLKTHVRTHTGEKPYKCELCDKGFAQKCQLVFHSRMHHGEEKPYKCDVCNLQFATSSNLKIHARKHSGEKPYVCDRCGQRFAQASTLTYHVRRHTGEKPYVCDTCGKAFAVSSSLITHSRKHTGEKPYICGICGKSFISSGELNKHFRSHTGERPFICELCGNSYTDIKNLKKHKTKVHSGADKLLDSSIEDHPLNEQDSIQKSPLSETLDVKPSDMTLPLSLPLGTEDHHILLPVTDNQSPTSDTLLRSTVNGYSEPQLIFLQQLY, encoded by the exons ATGTTGCGTGTGCCCAGGTGCCCTACTGCTTTGCCCCGCTTTCTTGCATCTCAGACTTTTAACACCAG aaCAAGGGTAAAATTCCATTCTGATCTCAAAATGCAGTATTCGCACCACTGTGAGCACCTTTTAGAGAGACTGAACAAACAGCGGGAAGCAGGTTTTCTTTGTGACTGCACCGTAGTGATTGGGGAATTCCAGTTTAAAGCTCATAGAAATGTCCTTGCCTCATTTAGTGAGTATTTTGGTGCGATCTACAGAAGCACTTCTGAGAACAATGTCTTCCTTGATCAGAGTCAAGTGAAGGCTGATGGATTTCAGAAACTGTTGGAGTTTATATACACAGGAACTTTAAATCTTGACAG TTGGAATGTTAAAGAAATTCATCAGGCTGCTGACTATCTCAAAGTGGAAGAGGTGGTcactaaatgtaaaataaagatggaagattttgcttttattgctaaTCCCTCTTCTACAGAGATATCTAGTATTACTGGAAACATTGAATTGAATCAACAGACTTGTCTCCTTACTCTACGGGATTATAACAGTCGGGAAAAATCAGAAGTGTCTACAGATTTAGTTCAGGCAAATCCTAAACAAGGGGCTTTAGCAAAGAAGTCATCTCAAacgaaaaagaagaagaaggcctTCAACTCCCAGAAAACAGGACAGAATAAAACAGTGCAATATCCCAGTGACATTTTAGAGAATGCGTCTGTTGAATTATTCTTAGATGCAAATAAATTGTCCAGTCCTGTAATAGAACAAGTTGCACAAAGAAATGATAATTCAGAACTCGAGTTGACATCAGTTGTGGAAAATACTTTTCCAGCACAAGATATTGTGCAAACTGTTACAGTGAAACGGAAACGTGGAAAATCACAGCCAAACTGTGCTCTGAAAGAACATTCTATGTCTAATATAGCCAGTGTCAAGAATTCTTATGAGCTGGAGAGCTCTGGGGAAGAGCTGGATCAGAGGTATTCCAAGGCCAAGCCAATGTGTAACACATGTGGGAAAGTGTTTTCAGAAGCCAGCAGCTTGAGAAGGCACATGAGAATACATAAAGGAGTTAAACCTTATGTCTGCCACTTGTGTGGAAAGGCATTTACGCAATGTAACCAGCTGAAAACGCATGTAAGAACTCATACAG GTGAAAAGCCATACAAATGTGAATTGTGTGATAAAGGATTTGCTCAGAAATGCCAGCTAGTCTTCCATAGTCGTATGCATCATGGTGAGGAAAAACCCTATAAATGTGATGTATGCAATTTACAATTTGCAACTTCTAGCAATCTCAAGATTCatgcaag gAAGCATAGTGGAGAGAAGCCATATGTCTGTGATAGGTGTGGACAGAGATTTGCTCAAGCCAGCACATTGACCTATCATGTTCGTAGGCATACTGGAGAAAAGCCGTATGTGTGTGATACTTGTGGGAAGGCATTTGCTGTCTCTAGTTCTCTTATCACTCATTCTCGAAAACATACAG GTGAAAAACCATACATATGTGGTATTTGTGggaaaagttttatttcctcAGGAGAGCTCAACAAACACTTTCGATCCCATACAG GAGAAAGGCCATTTATCTGCGAATTATGTGGAAATTCTTACAcagatattaaaaatttaaagaagcacAAAACAAAAGTCCATTCCg gTGCAGATAAACTTCTAGATTCTAGTATAGAGGATCATCCGTTGAATGAACAAGATTCTATACAAAAAAGTCCTTTATCAGAAACACTGGATGTGAAGCCTTCTGATATGACTTTACCACTATCTCTTCCGCTTGGAACTGAGGACCACCACATCCTTCTGCCTGTCACAGATAACCAGTCTCCTACATCAGATACGTTGTTGAGATCAACTGTGAATGGGTATTCGGAACCACAGTTGATTTTTTTACAGCAATTATACTGA
- the MYNN gene encoding myoneurin isoform X2, which produces MLRVPRCPTALPRFLASQTFNTRTRVKFHSDLKMQYSHHCEHLLERLNKQREAGFLCDCTVVIGEFQFKAHRNVLASFSEYFGAIYRSTSENNVFLDQSQVKADGFQKLLEFIYTGTLNLDSWNVKEIHQAADYLKVEEVVTKCKIKMEDFAFIANPSSTEISSITGNIELNQQTCLLTLRDYNSREKSEVSTDLVQANPKQGALAKKSSQTKKKKKAFNSQKTGQNKTVQYPSDILENASVELFLDANKLSSPVIEQVAQRNDNSELELTSVVENTFPAQDIVQTVTVKRKRGKSQPNCALKEHSMSNIASVKNSYELESSGEELDQRYSKAKPMCNTCGKVFSEASSLRRHMRIHKGVKPYVCHLCGKAFTQCNQLKTHVRTHTGEKPYKCELCDKGFAQKCQLVFHSRMHHGEEKPYKCDVCNLQFATSSNLKIHARKHSGEKPYVCDRCGQRFAQASTLTYHVRRHTGEKPYVCDTCGKAFAVSSSLITHSRKHTGERPFICELCGNSYTDIKNLKKHKTKVHSGADKLLDSSIEDHPLNEQDSIQKSPLSETLDVKPSDMTLPLSLPLGTEDHHILLPVTDNQSPTSDTLLRSTVNGYSEPQLIFLQQLY; this is translated from the exons ATGTTGCGTGTGCCCAGGTGCCCTACTGCTTTGCCCCGCTTTCTTGCATCTCAGACTTTTAACACCAG aaCAAGGGTAAAATTCCATTCTGATCTCAAAATGCAGTATTCGCACCACTGTGAGCACCTTTTAGAGAGACTGAACAAACAGCGGGAAGCAGGTTTTCTTTGTGACTGCACCGTAGTGATTGGGGAATTCCAGTTTAAAGCTCATAGAAATGTCCTTGCCTCATTTAGTGAGTATTTTGGTGCGATCTACAGAAGCACTTCTGAGAACAATGTCTTCCTTGATCAGAGTCAAGTGAAGGCTGATGGATTTCAGAAACTGTTGGAGTTTATATACACAGGAACTTTAAATCTTGACAG TTGGAATGTTAAAGAAATTCATCAGGCTGCTGACTATCTCAAAGTGGAAGAGGTGGTcactaaatgtaaaataaagatggaagattttgcttttattgctaaTCCCTCTTCTACAGAGATATCTAGTATTACTGGAAACATTGAATTGAATCAACAGACTTGTCTCCTTACTCTACGGGATTATAACAGTCGGGAAAAATCAGAAGTGTCTACAGATTTAGTTCAGGCAAATCCTAAACAAGGGGCTTTAGCAAAGAAGTCATCTCAAacgaaaaagaagaagaaggcctTCAACTCCCAGAAAACAGGACAGAATAAAACAGTGCAATATCCCAGTGACATTTTAGAGAATGCGTCTGTTGAATTATTCTTAGATGCAAATAAATTGTCCAGTCCTGTAATAGAACAAGTTGCACAAAGAAATGATAATTCAGAACTCGAGTTGACATCAGTTGTGGAAAATACTTTTCCAGCACAAGATATTGTGCAAACTGTTACAGTGAAACGGAAACGTGGAAAATCACAGCCAAACTGTGCTCTGAAAGAACATTCTATGTCTAATATAGCCAGTGTCAAGAATTCTTATGAGCTGGAGAGCTCTGGGGAAGAGCTGGATCAGAGGTATTCCAAGGCCAAGCCAATGTGTAACACATGTGGGAAAGTGTTTTCAGAAGCCAGCAGCTTGAGAAGGCACATGAGAATACATAAAGGAGTTAAACCTTATGTCTGCCACTTGTGTGGAAAGGCATTTACGCAATGTAACCAGCTGAAAACGCATGTAAGAACTCATACAG GTGAAAAGCCATACAAATGTGAATTGTGTGATAAAGGATTTGCTCAGAAATGCCAGCTAGTCTTCCATAGTCGTATGCATCATGGTGAGGAAAAACCCTATAAATGTGATGTATGCAATTTACAATTTGCAACTTCTAGCAATCTCAAGATTCatgcaag gAAGCATAGTGGAGAGAAGCCATATGTCTGTGATAGGTGTGGACAGAGATTTGCTCAAGCCAGCACATTGACCTATCATGTTCGTAGGCATACTGGAGAAAAGCCGTATGTGTGTGATACTTGTGGGAAGGCATTTGCTGTCTCTAGTTCTCTTATCACTCATTCTCGAAAACATACAG GAGAAAGGCCATTTATCTGCGAATTATGTGGAAATTCTTACAcagatattaaaaatttaaagaagcacAAAACAAAAGTCCATTCCg gTGCAGATAAACTTCTAGATTCTAGTATAGAGGATCATCCGTTGAATGAACAAGATTCTATACAAAAAAGTCCTTTATCAGAAACACTGGATGTGAAGCCTTCTGATATGACTTTACCACTATCTCTTCCGCTTGGAACTGAGGACCACCACATCCTTCTGCCTGTCACAGATAACCAGTCTCCTACATCAGATACGTTGTTGAGATCAACTGTGAATGGGTATTCGGAACCACAGTTGATTTTTTTACAGCAATTATACTGA
- the MYNN gene encoding myoneurin isoform X3, whose protein sequence is MQYSHHCEHLLERLNKQREAGFLCDCTVVIGEFQFKAHRNVLASFSEYFGAIYRSTSENNVFLDQSQVKADGFQKLLEFIYTGTLNLDSWNVKEIHQAADYLKVEEVVTKCKIKMEDFAFIANPSSTEISSITGNIELNQQTCLLTLRDYNSREKSEVSTDLVQANPKQGALAKKSSQTKKKKKAFNSQKTGQNKTVQYPSDILENASVELFLDANKLSSPVIEQVAQRNDNSELELTSVVENTFPAQDIVQTVTVKRKRGKSQPNCALKEHSMSNIASVKNSYELESSGEELDQRYSKAKPMCNTCGKVFSEASSLRRHMRIHKGVKPYVCHLCGKAFTQCNQLKTHVRTHTGEKPYKCELCDKGFAQKCQLVFHSRMHHGEEKPYKCDVCNLQFATSSNLKIHARKHSGEKPYVCDRCGQRFAQASTLTYHVRRHTGEKPYVCDTCGKAFAVSSSLITHSRKHTGEKPYICGICGKSFISSGELNKHFRSHTGERPFICELCGNSYTDIKNLKKHKTKVHSGADKLLDSSIEDHPLNEQDSIQKSPLSETLDVKPSDMTLPLSLPLGTEDHHILLPVTDNQSPTSDTLLRSTVNGYSEPQLIFLQQLY, encoded by the exons ATGCAGTATTCGCACCACTGTGAGCACCTTTTAGAGAGACTGAACAAACAGCGGGAAGCAGGTTTTCTTTGTGACTGCACCGTAGTGATTGGGGAATTCCAGTTTAAAGCTCATAGAAATGTCCTTGCCTCATTTAGTGAGTATTTTGGTGCGATCTACAGAAGCACTTCTGAGAACAATGTCTTCCTTGATCAGAGTCAAGTGAAGGCTGATGGATTTCAGAAACTGTTGGAGTTTATATACACAGGAACTTTAAATCTTGACAG TTGGAATGTTAAAGAAATTCATCAGGCTGCTGACTATCTCAAAGTGGAAGAGGTGGTcactaaatgtaaaataaagatggaagattttgcttttattgctaaTCCCTCTTCTACAGAGATATCTAGTATTACTGGAAACATTGAATTGAATCAACAGACTTGTCTCCTTACTCTACGGGATTATAACAGTCGGGAAAAATCAGAAGTGTCTACAGATTTAGTTCAGGCAAATCCTAAACAAGGGGCTTTAGCAAAGAAGTCATCTCAAacgaaaaagaagaagaaggcctTCAACTCCCAGAAAACAGGACAGAATAAAACAGTGCAATATCCCAGTGACATTTTAGAGAATGCGTCTGTTGAATTATTCTTAGATGCAAATAAATTGTCCAGTCCTGTAATAGAACAAGTTGCACAAAGAAATGATAATTCAGAACTCGAGTTGACATCAGTTGTGGAAAATACTTTTCCAGCACAAGATATTGTGCAAACTGTTACAGTGAAACGGAAACGTGGAAAATCACAGCCAAACTGTGCTCTGAAAGAACATTCTATGTCTAATATAGCCAGTGTCAAGAATTCTTATGAGCTGGAGAGCTCTGGGGAAGAGCTGGATCAGAGGTATTCCAAGGCCAAGCCAATGTGTAACACATGTGGGAAAGTGTTTTCAGAAGCCAGCAGCTTGAGAAGGCACATGAGAATACATAAAGGAGTTAAACCTTATGTCTGCCACTTGTGTGGAAAGGCATTTACGCAATGTAACCAGCTGAAAACGCATGTAAGAACTCATACAG GTGAAAAGCCATACAAATGTGAATTGTGTGATAAAGGATTTGCTCAGAAATGCCAGCTAGTCTTCCATAGTCGTATGCATCATGGTGAGGAAAAACCCTATAAATGTGATGTATGCAATTTACAATTTGCAACTTCTAGCAATCTCAAGATTCatgcaag gAAGCATAGTGGAGAGAAGCCATATGTCTGTGATAGGTGTGGACAGAGATTTGCTCAAGCCAGCACATTGACCTATCATGTTCGTAGGCATACTGGAGAAAAGCCGTATGTGTGTGATACTTGTGGGAAGGCATTTGCTGTCTCTAGTTCTCTTATCACTCATTCTCGAAAACATACAG GTGAAAAACCATACATATGTGGTATTTGTGggaaaagttttatttcctcAGGAGAGCTCAACAAACACTTTCGATCCCATACAG GAGAAAGGCCATTTATCTGCGAATTATGTGGAAATTCTTACAcagatattaaaaatttaaagaagcacAAAACAAAAGTCCATTCCg gTGCAGATAAACTTCTAGATTCTAGTATAGAGGATCATCCGTTGAATGAACAAGATTCTATACAAAAAAGTCCTTTATCAGAAACACTGGATGTGAAGCCTTCTGATATGACTTTACCACTATCTCTTCCGCTTGGAACTGAGGACCACCACATCCTTCTGCCTGTCACAGATAACCAGTCTCCTACATCAGATACGTTGTTGAGATCAACTGTGAATGGGTATTCGGAACCACAGTTGATTTTTTTACAGCAATTATACTGA
- the ACTRT3 gene encoding actin-related protein T3, with the protein MNYYYQLPVVIDNGSGVIKAGLAGSREPQFVYPNIIGRAKGQGWVAEGALETCVGDQAQERRNSLSISYPVERGLITSWGDMEVMWKHIYDHNLKLKACDGPVLITEPALNPLANRQQITEVFFEHLEVPAFYMSIQGVLALFAAGFTTGFVLNSGAGVTQCVPIFEGYCLPHGVQQLNLGGLDLTNYLMTLLKEQGIMLLSAADRKIVADIKETSCYVVMNYEEEMAKKRDSIEKVYQLPDGTMIKLYDQLFHCPEALFSPRLRNLQTPGIDKLCFNSIMKCDTDLRNSFFSNIILAGGSTSFPGLDKRLVKGVANMVPANTPVQVTVPPERKLSVWMGGSILASLSAFQDMWITKAEFKEVGPNIVHQRCF; encoded by the exons ATGAACTACTACTACCAGCTACCAGTGGTGATCGACAACGGCTCAGGAGTGATTAAGGCGGGCCTGGCTGGGTCGCGGGAGCCCCAGTTCGTCTACCCCAACATTATCGGCCGGGCCAAAGGACAGGGCTGGGTAGCGGAGGGCGCGCTGGAAACGTGTGTAGGTGACCAAGCGCAGGAGCGGAGAAACTCGTTGTCCATCAG CTACCCAGTGGAACGTGGTCTCATTACTTCCTGGGGGGACATGGAGGTCATGTGGAAGCATATCTATGATCATAACCTGAAACTAAAGGCCTGTGATGGCCCAGTCTTGATTACGGAGCCAGCACTGAACCCACTGGCCAACCGGCAACAAATCACTGAAGTGTTTTTTGAGCATCTGGAGGTGCCTGCCTTTTATATGTCCATTCAGGGGGTGCTGGCTCTCTTTGCTGCTGGCTTCACAACTGGTTTTGTGCTGAACTCAGGTGCTGGGGTTACCCAGTGTGTGCCCATCTTTGAGGGTTACTGTCTGCCTCATGGTGTCCAGCAGCTAAATCTGGGAGGCCTTGACCTCACCAACTACCTCATGACACTGTTGAAGGAGCAGGGCATCATGCTGCTTAGTGCTGCAGACAGAAAGATTGTTGCAGACATTAAGGAAACTTCTTGTTATGTGGTAATGAACTACGAAGAGGAAATGGCCAAGAAACGTGATTCTATAGAGAAAGTTTACCAGCTACCTGATGGGACGATGATCAAGCTCTATGACCAACTCTTTCATTGTCCAGAGGCCCTCTTCTCTCCACGTCTTAGGAACCTTCAGACCCCTGGCATCGATAAGTTGTGTTTCAACAGCATAATGAAATGTGATACAGATCTGAGGAATTCGTTTTTCTCCAATATTATCCTTGCTGGGGGATCAACCTCTTTCCCCGGTTTAGACAAGCGGCTAGTTAAAGGTGTAGCAAATATGGTACCTGCCAATACACCTGTGCAAGTTACAGTTCCCCCAGAAAGGAAACTATCAGTGTGGATGGGAGGCTCTATTCTTGCATCCCTGTCTGCTTTCCAGGACATGTGGATCACTAAGGCAGAATTTAAAGAAGTTGGACCCAACATAGTACATCAAAGATGCTTCTGA